The following are encoded together in the Phragmites australis chromosome 19, lpPhrAust1.1, whole genome shotgun sequence genome:
- the LOC133900762 gene encoding disease resistance protein BAK6-like: MAAPSAAERAAILLSVTVLVALATLASCNTEGDILYAQRLAWEDPYNTMQSWNPKLINPCTWLHITCNNDNSVIRVDLGNSGISGPLIAQLGGLKNLQYLELYENRLNGSIPPTLGKLSHLVSLDLQDNNIVGTIPTSLGAISTLRFLRLSANMLTGSIPPSMGNLMSLEFLELQNNELSGSIPASLGKIKTLGYLRLNANLLTGRVPFEILSLVLVGNLAELNVQNNNLDGTVRKPGIRVTRIIQDILKTSS; encoded by the exons ATGGCGGCTCCGTCTGCAGCTGAAAGAGCAGCTATTCTCCTCAGCGTCACTGTTCTTGTTGCTCTTGCAACACTTGCTAGCTGCAACACTGAAG GTGATATACTGTATGCGCAAAGACTCGCATGGGAGGACCCCTACAACACAATGCAGAGCTGGAATCCAAAGCTTATCAATCCCTGCACCTGGTTACATATCACCTGCAACAACGATAACTCAGTGATCCGTGT GGATTTGGGAAATTCAGGCATCTCAGGGCCTTTGATTGCTCAGCTGGGAGGACTGAAGAATCTCCAGTACCT TGAACTGTATGAAAATCGCCTCAATGGATCGATACCTCCAACGCTTGGGAAACTGAGTCATCTGGTAAGCTTGGATCTTCAGGACAACAATATCGTTGGCACCATACCAACCTCTCTTGGCGCCATCAGCACGTTGAGGTTTCT GAGGTTAAGTGCGAACATGCTGACAGGGAGTATACCACCATCGATGGGCAATCTCATGAGCCTTGAATTCCTGGAGCTTCAGAATAATGAACTGAGTGGCTCTATCCCTGCTTCTCTTGGCAAAATCAAAACACTGGGATACTT GCGGCTGAATGCTAATTTGCTGACGGGTAGAGTCCCATTTGAAATCCTCTCTCTTGTCCTTGTCGGAAACTTGGCTGAATT AAATGTTCAAAATAACAATCTGGATGGCACAGTCCGAAAACCGGGAATCAGAG TGACCAGAATTATCCAGGATATTCTGAAGACTTCAAGCTGA
- the LOC133900576 gene encoding disease resistance protein BAK6-like, whose product MTTQFAAAAVLTGLLALATLASCNTEGDILYAQRLAWKDPNNVLQSWDPTLVNPCTWFHVTCNNNNSVIRVDLGNAGLSGPLLPNLGGLQNLQYLELYENSLNGTIPATLGNLTNLVSLDLWDNLLTGAIPTSLGAISTLRFLRLYENNLTGAVPSSLGNLTSLLKLELQKNSLNGSIPASLGNIKTLEFLRLNENMLSGMVPSEVLSLVVVGNLTELNIAKNNLAGTDRSSGLRVAVIIQDKLKTA is encoded by the exons ATGACAACTCAGTTTGCGGCAGCAGCAGTCCTTACTGGTCTTCTTGCTCTTGCAACACTTGCAAGCTGCAACACTGAAG GTGACATACTATACGCACAAAGGTTGGCATGGAAGGACCCGAACAATGTGCTGCAGAGCTGGGATCCAACCCTTGTCAATCCCTGCACCTGGTTTCATGTCACTTGTAACAACAATAACTCTGTCATCCGTGT GGATTTGGGCAATGCAGGCCTCTCAGGCCCTCTGCTTCCAAATCTGGGAGGACTGCAGAACCTTCAGTACCT TGAGTTGTATGAAAATAGCCTCAACGGTACAATACCAGCAACACTGGGCAACCTGACTAATCTTGTCAGCTTGGATCTTTGGGACAACCTGCTTACTGGTGCGATACCGACTTCGCTTGGTGCCATCAGCACGCTGCGATTTCT GAGGTTGTATGAGAACAATCTGACAGGGGCTGTACCTTCATCGTTGGGCAATCTGACGAGCCTTCTGAAACTGGAGCTTCAGAAGAACTCTCTAAACGGCTCTATTCCGGCCTCCCTTGGCAACATCAAAACATTGGAGTTTTT GCGGTTGAACGAGAATATGCTGTCTGGCATGGTGCCATCGGAAGTCCTCTCTCTTGTCGTTGTTGGGAACTTGACCGAGCT AAATATTGCAAAGAACAACCTGGCCGGAACAGACAGATCATCAGGATTGAGAG TGGCTGTGATTATCCAGGACAAGCTGAAGACGGCATGA